The proteins below come from a single Pararge aegeria chromosome W unlocalized genomic scaffold, ilParAegt1.1 SUPER_W_unloc_1, whole genome shotgun sequence genomic window:
- the LOC120636768 gene encoding uncharacterized protein LOC120636768 — MPRAKGDNTNTPVKTSELDLLGEPKVQVDFLTIDERLNRFEEALSSKIINLESSLAQKLNKELTSLQSLIKQIPDLIKTVEFMSNKFDQMQSEIQLLKSEVITLRADNTKLQDNVRNLDSKMLEIEQRARESNLDLQCIPEFPKENLTNTAIQLGKTISYPIMENDIISCTRIAKVNASSSRPRSVILKLSSPRKRDEFLSACLKFNKSNPLDKLNSSHLGIAADKTPIYVSEHLSPANRSLHAMARSYKKEKGYKYLWVRHGRVMMRKNDSSPAIWIKNSDFLMQIKS, encoded by the coding sequence ATGCCTCGAGCTAAGGGCGATAACACCAACACCCCAGTGAAGACATCAGAGTTAGATTTGCTGGGTGAGCCCAAGGTCCAGGTCGACTTTTTAACCATTGACGAACGTCTTAATCGTTTCGAAGAGGCTTTATCGAGTAAAATAATCAATTTAGAGTCGTCATTGGCACAAAAACTTAACAAAGAGTTGACTTCGCTTCAAAgtctaataaaacaaatacccGATCTTATCAAAACCGTCGAGTTCATGTCTAATAAATTTGACCAGATGCAAAGTGAAATCCAATTATTGAAATCGGAAGTCATAACCCTACGTGCAGACAACACGAAGCTTCAAGATAATGTGCGTAATCTTGACAGTAAAATGTTGGAAATTGAGCAGAGGGCACGGGAGTCCAACTTGGATCTCCAGTGTATCCCAGAATTTCCGAAGGAAAACCTTACAAATACGGCCATTCAACTTGGAAAAACTATCTCTTACCCGATTATGGAAAACGATATTATATCGTGTACCCGAATTGCCAAGGTCAACGCCAGCAGCAGTAGGCCGCGGTCTGTTATCCTGAAGCTGTCTTCGCCCCGCAAACGGGATGAGTTTCTCAGTGCATGCTTAAAATTCAACAAATCGAACCCTTTGGATAAACTTAACAGTTCCCACCTGGGTATAGCTGCCGATAAAACCCCTATCTACGTGTCCGAGCACCTCTCACCAGCTAATCGCAGTCTACATGCTATGGCGCGCAGCTACAAAAAGGAAAAAGGATATAAATATCTTTGGGTGAGACACGGTCGCGTTATGATGAGAAAGAACGATTCTTCGCCTGCCATATGGATTAAGAATAGTGACTTTCTTATGCAAATTAAGAGTTAG